The Bacteroidetes bacterium SB0662_bin_6 DNA window GACGGAAGGGGCCAATAGCGGCATCAAGTATTTCATTACAGAGCAGTACGGCAGTGCCGGCTCAGCAATCGGCCTTGAGTACCAACTCCTCGATGACGACCGGCATCCGGATGCAAAAATGGGCGCCGCCGGGAATCGGACCCTCGCTTCGCTCTACGATCTGATTCCTGCACACCCTAACAAGATCGTTAACCCGCCCGACCGGTGGAACCGTGCCCGCCTCATCGTCAAAAGCACGCGCACAGACACCTGGCTTCGGGGCAACAACATAGAAACGCGTGTCTTTCGCGGCGCGCACGTCGAGCACTGGCTCAACAACCGCAAGGTGCTCGAATACGAGCGCGGCACCCAGGCCTTCGACGCGTTGGTGGCTCGGAGCAAATACGTCGATTGGGAAGGGTTCGGCCACTGGCAACAAGGCCGGATTCTTTTGCAGGACCATGGCGATGAGGTGCACTTCCGCAGCATCAAGATCCGCCCGTTGGGAAGTTTGAGTCCATAGGCTGATGAACTCCAAAAGTTAGCTTTACAAATGGCCTGGGCTATGACCAGGAATCAAACTTTAAGCATGAAATTCCCTAAGTTTCCTTCCCGTTTAGTTTATTAAACATAGTTGGGGGGCGGCTCTTTTTTACGGCTTATTTGCCGGCGCCGTACAACTTCTGCTGTGATATATCCTGCGGTTGCCGGAAGAATCCGATGGGACAAGTGAGTGACAAGAGAGCGGTTGCAGACGCATCGAGCGAAGTGCGCGGCGATCTAAGGATGTCGCCCGAGATGATGCTGGATCTTGCGCGCTGCGTGGCGGAGCTTGTGGTGGAGCGGATTGAGGGGCTGCCCGGAGAGAATGCCTGGGATGGAGAGTTCAGGGAGGGGCTCATCAAGCAACTGGCGGAGACTCCGCCCGAGGAGGGTCGGCCTGCCAGGGAGGTGATTGAGCGGGCGGCCCGCGATATTCTTCCGTTCGCGGCCCGGATCGATCATCCCCGCTTCTTCGGGTTTATTCCTTCGTCGCCCACCTGGCCGGGGATACTGGCGGATTTCATGGTGGCCGGACACCAGGTGAACCAGTGTACGTGGCTGACCTCGAGCGGTCCGAGCGAGCTCGAATTGGTGGTCGTCGACTGGATTCGTAGCTGGCTGGGCTATCCGGAGAGCGCCGGAGGCCTTTTGACGAGTGGGGGTTCGGCGGCCAGTCTCAATGCGTTCGTGGCGGCGCGCGAGGCGGCCGGAGATCCTGATCGCGCGACGGTGTACATGAGTGACCAGAGTCACAGTGCGCAGGTGCGTGCGGCCCGCATCATCGGTGTTCGTGCGGAGTGCATCCGAAAGGTTTCCTGCGATGATCGCTTCCGTCTGGACGTGGAGGCGCTTGCCCGCGCCGTGGCTGCGGACCGCGCTTCGGGGTTTACTCCCATTGCAGTGTGTGCGAATGCCGGGGCGGGCAGTACGGGGGCCATCGATCCGCTTGAGGAGATGGCGGACTACTGCGAGGCGGAGGGAATCTGGCTGCATGTCGATGCGGCGTACGGCGGCTTCGGCGCGGTGACCGAGCGCGGCAAGGAGCTTCTGCGCGGGATCGAGCGGTCCGATTCGATCGTGATCGATGCCCACAAGTGGTTTTTCCAGCCGTACGAGGCGGGCTGTTTGCTGGTGAAGGATGTAAAGACGCTCACGAACGCTTTCGTGATACCGCACGATATGCTTCAGGACACTATTTGGGGGGCGAACCATCCGAACTTTTCGGATCGGGGTTTGCAACTGAGCCGTTCGGTCCGTGCGTTGAAGATATGGATGTCGGTTCAGACGTTCGGGATGGCGGCGTTCCGTCGGGCGGTGTCGAAGGGGATGGAGTTGGCCGCGCAGGCCGAGGAGTACATTCGGGAGAGTGCGACGATGGAGGTGTTGAATCCTGCGTCGCTGGGGATCGTGTGTTTCCGGTTCAACCCTCAGGACACGGACCTTGACGAAGAGGCTCTGGAGGAGATCAACAGGAATGTGCTCGCCCGCGTGTTTTGGGAGGAGCGTGCGTTCATGTCATCGACGAAGCTCGCCGGGAAGTTTTCGCTCAGGCTCTGCATCGTGAATCACACGACGACCTGGGACGATGTGCGCGAGACCCTGGGGGCCATCGAGCAATTCGGGATGGAGGCCTTGGAACAAGGTCGCAACATTACACCTTAAATTCCGCCGAAATCTGTCCAATCAAACCGAACCGCTTTTTAAGTCCCTTCAATAAACCACAACACTTTCATGATCCATGCAGTCTCTTAACAAGTTTGACGCAGTTGCTTCCCGGCGTCAATTCCTTCGCACATCCGGTGCATTTGCACTGGGTTTTTCCGGACTACACGCATTTATAGGCTGTAATCCTTCATCCACGCCGTTGAAGGAGAGGTTCGGGCCGTTGGTATCGGATCCCGCCGGGATCATGGATTTACCTTCGGGATTCAGCTACAAGATTATTTCCCGGGTGGGTGACCCAATGAATGATGGTTTTTATGTACCTGGTGCAGCAGATGGCATGGCTGCTTTCGAAGGGCCCTCCGGATACACGGTTGTCGTACGAAATCATGAGGTAAACGCTGGG harbors:
- a CDS encoding aminotransferase class V-fold PLP-dependent enzyme, with protein sequence MGQVSDKRAVADASSEVRGDLRMSPEMMLDLARCVAELVVERIEGLPGENAWDGEFREGLIKQLAETPPEEGRPAREVIERAARDILPFAARIDHPRFFGFIPSSPTWPGILADFMVAGHQVNQCTWLTSSGPSELELVVVDWIRSWLGYPESAGGLLTSGGSAASLNAFVAAREAAGDPDRATVYMSDQSHSAQVRAARIIGVRAECIRKVSCDDRFRLDVEALARAVAADRASGFTPIAVCANAGAGSTGAIDPLEEMADYCEAEGIWLHVDAAYGGFGAVTERGKELLRGIERSDSIVIDAHKWFFQPYEAGCLLVKDVKTLTNAFVIPHDMLQDTIWGANHPNFSDRGLQLSRSVRALKIWMSVQTFGMAAFRRAVSKGMELAAQAEEYIRESATMEVLNPASLGIVCFRFNPQDTDLDEEALEEINRNVLARVFWEERAFMSSTKLAGKFSLRLCIVNHTTTWDDVRETLGAIEQFGMEALEQGRNITP